In Vicugna pacos chromosome 1, VicPac4, whole genome shotgun sequence, a single window of DNA contains:
- the SON gene encoding protein SON isoform X5, with protein sequence MATNIEQIFRSFVVSKFREIQQELSSGRSEGQLNGETNTPVEGNQAGDAAASARSLPNEEIVQKIEEVLSGVLDTELRYKPDLKEASRKSRCVSVQTDPTDEIPTKKSKKHKKHKNKKKKKKKEKEKKYKRQSEESESKPKSHHDGNIDLESDSFLKFDSEPSTALEHPVRVFGLSDTSESPAVVLEPPVVSMEVSEPHTLETLKPASKMAELSVASTSVVSVQSEQSVAVTLEPSMTKILDSFAAAPVPTTTVAPKSSEPVVTVSVEYQMKSVLKSLESTPPEPSKIMLEPPVAKVLEPPETLVSSETPAEVYPEPSTSTTTDFPESSATEVLRLPEQPVEVPSEIADSSMTRPQEVLELPKTTALELQESLVASVMELPGPPATSMPELQGPPVTPVLELPGPSATPVPELPGPLSTPVPELLGPPATAVPELPGSSVTSVPQLSQELPGLPAPSMGLEPPQEVPEPPVMAQELPGLPAVTAAVELPGQPVVTVAMELTEQPVTTTELEQPVGMTTVEHPGQPEVTTAAGLLGQPEAAMVLELPGQPVATTALELPGQPSVTGVPELPGLPSATRALELSGQPVATGALELPGQLMATGALEFSGQSGAAGALELLGQPLATGVLELPGQPGAPELPGQPVATVALEISVQSVVTTTELSTMTVSQSLEVPSTTALESYNTVAQELPTTLVGETSVTVGVDPLMAQESHMLASNTMETHMLASNTMDSQMLASNTMDSQMLASNTMDSQMLASSTMDSQMLATSSMDSQMLATSSMDSQMLATSSMDSQMLATSSMDSQMLATSSMDSQMLATSSMDSQMLATSSMDSQMLATSTMDSQMLATSTMDSQMLATSSMDSQMLASGTMDSQMLASGTMDAQMLASGTMDAQMLASSTQDSAMLGSKSPDPYRLAQDPYRLAQDPYRLGHDPYRLGHDAYRLGQDPYRLGHDPYRLTPDPYRMSPRPYRIAPRSYRIAPRPYRLAPRPLMLASRRSMMMSYAAERSMMSSYERSMMSYERSMMSPMAERSMMSAYERSMMSAYERSMMSPMAERSMMSAYERSMMSAYERSMMSPMADRSMMSMGADRSMMSSYSAADRSMMSSYSAADRSMMSSYTADRSMMSMAADSYTDSYTDTYTEAYMVPPLPPEEPPTMPPLPPEEPPMTPPLPPEEPPEGPALSTEQSALTAENTWSTEVPALPPEESVSLPEPPVSQSEISEPSAVPANYSVSASEPSVLASEAAVTVPEPLEPEPSVTSTPVESAAVAEEHEIVPERPVTYLVSEIPIMSAEPTVLTSEPSVMSEMAETYDSMRASGRVASEVSMSLLEPAVPIPEPSQSTLELPAMAVSEPPAVTVPEPPAVAIPAPPAVAAPEPPAMAAPEPLVVAVPEPLAVAVQDPPAEAIQDPLAEAVRDPPAEAVPEPLALSEPEHVTIPVPVVSALEPAVPVLEPVVSVLQPNMIVSEPSISVQESTVAISEPAVTISEQTQVISTDMVLESTPITLESSVIKRMNLLSGDENLAPETGMQEIPMHSDEEPHAEGHLKNDSCETGNGINIDLNINNHLIAKEMEHNTVSAVSTGAVGEIGEEKIVPTNETEQCTVLDTCPSVSEADVGGTLSSPGPLALEPDAMGTGKGFEFATASALSSVSKYDIEVPLTTQDTEHDMVISTSPSGGSEADIEGPLPAKDIHLDLPSNNNFISKDAEGPFPIQESDQTLAVALSSKESSGEDKELSLPPKEILPESGFSANIDDINEADLVRPLLPKDMERLTSLRAGLEGSSLASEVERDKSATSPVVISIPERASESSSEEKDDYEIFVKVKDTHEKSKKNKNRDKGEKEKKRDSSLRSRSKRSKSSEHKSRKRTSESRSRARKRSSKSKSHRSQTRSRSRSRRRRRSSRSRSKSRGRRSVSKEKRKRSPKHRSKSRERKRKRSSSRDNRKTGRARSRTPSRRSRSHTPSRRRRSRSAGRRSFSISPSRRSRTPSRRSRTPSRRSRTPSRRSRTPSRRSRTPSRRSRTPSRRSRTPSRRRRSRSVARRRSFSISPVRLRRSRTPLRRRFSRSPIRRKRSRSSERGRSPKRLTDLNKAQLLEIAKANAAAMCAKAGVPLPPNLKPAPPPTIEEKVAKKSGGATIEELTEF encoded by the exons ATGGCGACCAACATCGAGCAGATTTTTAGGTCTTTCGTGGTCAGTAAATTCCGAGAAATTCAACAAGAGCTTTCAAG CGGAAGGAGTGAAGGCCAGCTCAATGGTGAAACAAATACACCTGTTGAAGGAAACCAGGCAGGAGATGCAGCTGCCTCTGCCAGGAGCCTACCAAATGAAGAAATAGTTCAGAAGATAGAGGAAGTACTTTCTGGGGTCTTAGATACAGAACTACGATATAAACCAG ACTTGAAGGAGGCTTCCAGAAAAAGTAGATGCGTGTCTGTACAAACAGATCCTACTGATGAAATTCCTACCAAAAAGTCAAAGAAgcataaaaagcacaaaaataaaaagaagaaaaagaagaaagaaaaggaaaaaaagtataaaagacaGTCAGAAGAATCTGAATCAAAGCCGAAATCACATCATGATGGGAACATAGATTTAGAATCGGATTCCTTTTTGAAGTTTGATTCTGAACCTTCGACAGCACTGGAGCATCCTGTAAGAGTGTTTGGCCTGTCTGACACCAGTGAATCTCCTGCAGTTGTGCTAGAACCTCCTGTAGTATCAATGGAAGTATCAGAGCCACACACCTTAGAAACTCTGAAGCCAGCCTCAAAAATGGCAGAACTGTCAGTTGCATCTACATCAGTAGTCTCAGTGCAGTCAGAGCAGTCTGTGGCAGTAACGCTAGAACCATCCATGACAAAAATTCTGGATTCCTTTGCAGCAGCACCAGTGCCTACTACTACAGTAGCGCCGAAGTCATCTGAGCCAGTTGTAACAGTGTCAGTGGAGTATCAGATGAAGTCTGTGCTGAAATCTTTGGAGAGCACACCTCCAGAGCCATCAAAGATCATGTTAGAGCCTCCAGTAGCAAAAGTGCTAGAGCCACCAGAAACCCTTGTATCATCAGAGACACCTGCTGAGGTATACCCTGAGCCAAGCACATCAACAACAACGGATTTTCCAGAGTCATCGGCAACTGAAGTGCTAAGATTGCCAGAGCAGCCTGTAGAAGTACCATCGGAGATTGCAGATTCATCCATGACAAGACCACAGGAGGTGCTGGAGCTGCCCAAGACCACAGCGTTGGAGCTGCAGGAGTCGTTGGTGGCCTCAGTGATGGAGTTGCCGGGGCCACCTGCGACCTCCATGCCGGAGTTGCAGGGGCCCCCTGTGACTCCAGTGCTGGAGTTACCTGGGCCCTCTGCTACCCCGGTGCCAGAGTTGCCAGGGCCCCTTTCTACCCCAGTGCCTGAGTTGCTAGGACCCCCTGCGACAGCAGTGCCTGAGTTGCCGGGGTCCTCTGTGACATCAGTGCCACAGTTGTCACAGGAATTGCCAGGGCTTCCAGCACCATCCATGGGGTTGGAGCCACCACAGGAGGTACCAGAGCCACCTGTGATGGCACAGGAGTTGCCAGGGCTGCCTGCGGTGACAGCAGCAGTAGAGTTGCCAGGGCAGCCTGTGGTAACGGTAGCAATGGAGTTGACGGAACAACCTGTGACGACGACAGAGTTGGAGCAGCCTGTGGGGATGACAACGGTGGAACATCCTGGGCAGCCTGAGGTGACAACCGCAGCAGGGTTGCTGGGGCAGCCTGAGGCAGCGATGGTGCTGGAGTTGCCAGGACAGCCAGTGGCAACGACAGCGCTGGAGTTGCCAGGGCAGCCTTCGGTGACTGGGGTGCCAGAGTTGCCAGGGCTGCCTTCGGCAACTAGGGCACTGGAGTTGTCAGGGCAGCCTGTGGCAACTGGGGCACTGGAGTTGCCTGGGCAGCTCATGGCGACTGGGGCACTGGAGTTCTCGGGGCAGTCTGGGGCAGCTGGAGCACTGGAGCTTTTGGGGCAGCCTTTGGCAACAGGGGTGCTGGAGTTGCCAGGGCAGCCTGGGGCGCCAGAGTTGCCTGGGCAGCCTGTGGCAACTGTGGCGCTGGAGATCTCTGTTCAGTCTGTGGTGACAACAACGGAGCTGTCAACGATGACCGTGTCGCAGTCCCTGGAGGTGCCCTCGACGACAGCGCTGGAGTCCTATAATACGGTAGCACAGGAGCTGCCTACTACGTTAGTGGGGGAGACTTCTGTAACAGTGGGAGTGGATCCCTTGATGGCCCAAGAATCCCATATGTTAGCTTCTAACACCATGGAGACCCATATGTTAGCATCCAACACTATGGACTCCCAAATGCTAGCGTCCAACACCATGGACTCCCAGATGCTAGCATCCAACACCATGGACTCCCAGATGTTAGCCTCTAGCACCATGGACTCCCAGATGTTAGCAACTAGCTCCATGGACTCCCAGATGTTAGCAACCAGCTCCATGGACTCCCAGATGTTAGCAACCAGCTCCATGGACTCCCAGATGTTAGCAACCAGCTCCATGGACTCCCAGATGTTAGCAACCAGCTCCATGGACTCCCAGATGTTAGCAACCAGCTCCATGGACTCCCAGATGTTAGCAACCAGCTCCATGGACTCCCAGATGTTAGCAACCAGCACCATGGACTCCCAGATGTTAGCAACCAGCACCATGGACTCCCAGATGTTAGCAACTAGCTCTATGGATTCCCAGATGTTAGCATCTGGCACTATGGACTCTCAGATGTTAGCTTCCGGCACCATGGACGCTCAGATGTTAGCGTCTGGTACCATGGATGCCCAGATGTTAGCATCTAGTACCCAAGATTCTGCTATGTTGGGTTCCAAATCTCCTGATCCCTACAGGTTAGCTCAAGATCCTTACAGATTAGCTCAGGATCCCTATAGGTTAGGTCATGACCCTTACAGGCTAGGTCATGACGCCTACAGGTTAGGGCAGGACCCCTATAGATTAGGCCATGATCCCTACAGACTAACTCCTGATCCCTATAGGATGTCACCTAGACCCTATAGGATAGCACCAAGATCTTATAGAATAGCCCCCAGGCCATATAGGTTAGCACCTAGACCCCTGATGTTAGCATCTAGACGTTCTATGATGATGTCCTATGCTGCAGAACGTTCCATGATGTCATCTTACGAACGCTCTATGATGTCTTATGAGCGGTCTATGATGTCCCCTATGGCTGAGCGCTCTATGATGTCAGCTTATGAGCGCTCTATGATGTCAGCTTATGAGCGTTCTATGATGTCCCCTATGGCTGAGCGCTCTATGATGTCAGCTTATGAACGCTCTATGATGTCAGCTTACGAGCGCTCCATGATGTCCCCAATGGCTGACCGATCTATGATGTCCATGGGTGCTGACCGGTCTATGATGTCGTCATACTCTGCTGCTGACCGGTCTATGATGTCATCGTACTCTGCAGCTGACCGATCTATGATGTCATCTTATACTGCTGATCGTTCAATGATGTCTATGGCAGCTGATTCTTACACCGATTCTTATACTGATACATACACGGAGGCATATATGGTGCCACCTTTGCCTCCTGAAGAGCCTCCAACAATGCCACCATTGCCACCTGAAGAGCCACCAATGACACCACCATTGCCTCCTGAGGAACCACCAGAGGGTCCAGCATTATCCACAGAGCAGTCAGCATTAACAGCTGAAAATACTTGGTCTACTGAGGTGCCAGCATTACCTCCTGAAGAGTCTGTATCGCTGCCTGAACCTCCTGTGAGTCAGAGTGAGATTTCAGAGCCTTCGGCAGTGCCTGCTAATTATTCAGTGTCggcatctgagccttcagtgttAGCGTCAGAGGCTGCTGTGACTGTTCCAGAACCACTAGAGCCAGAGCCTTCGGTTACTTCCACACCGGTAGAGTCTGCTGCCGTAGCAGAGGAGCATGAAATCGTTCCAGAGAGACCAGTGACTTACTTGGTGTCTGAAATTCCAATAATGTCAGCTGAACCAACTGTGTTAACATCAGAGCCTTCTGTTATGTCAGAGATGGCAGAAACTTACGATTCCATGAGAGCTTCAGGACGTGTTGCCTCAGAGGTATCTATGTCTCTGCTGGAACCAGCAGTACCTATCCCAGAGCCATCCCAGAGTACTCTAGAGCTGCCAGCCATGGCAGTCTCAGAGCCGCCAGCTGTAACTGTCCCAGAGCCACCAGCCGTGGCTATCCCAGCGCCACCAGCCGTGGCTGCCCCAGAGCCACCGGCCATGGCTGCCCCAGAGCCACTGGTCGTGGCTGTCCCAGAGCCACTGGCTGTGGCCGTCCAAGACCCACCGGCAGAGGCTATCCAGGACCCACTGGCCGAGGCTGTCCGGGACCCACCGGCTGAGGCTGTCCCAGAGCCCTTGGCATTGTCTGAGCCAGAGCATGTTACTATTCCTGTGCCAGTTGTTTCTGCCCTGGAGCCTGCTGTACCAGTCCTGGAACCAGTGGTGTCAGTCCTTCAACCTAACATGATTGTTTCAGAACCATCTATTTCTGTTCAAGAATCCACTGTGGCAATTTCAGAGCCTGCTGTCACCATCTCAGAGCAGACTCAGGTAATATCTACTGACATGGTTTTAGAGTCTACGCCAATAACACTGGAATCTAGtgttataaaaagaatgaatttactatCTGGTGATGAAAATCTTGCTCCAGAGACTGGCATGCAGGAGATTCCCATGCATTCAGATGAAGAGCCACATGCTGAAGGGCACCTGAAAAATGACTCCTGTGAAACTGGAAATGGTATCAATATTGATCTTAATATAAATAATCACTTAATTGCTAAAGAGATGGAACATAATACAGTGTCTGCTGTCAGCACTGGTGCTGTTGGTGAAATTGGTGAAGAGAAAATTGTGCCCACCAACGAGACTGAACAATGCACAGTATTGGATACCTGCCCTAGTGTTAGTGAAGCTGATGTAGGAGGAACTCTGTCTTCCCCTGGTCCCCTTGCTCTTGAACCTGATGCCATGGGAACTGGTAAGGGTTTTGAATTTGCCACAGCATCTGCTCTCAGTTCAGTTAGTAAATATGATATTGAAGTACCTTTAACTACTCAAGATACTGAACATGACATGGTAATTTCCACCAGCCCCAGTGGTGGTAGTGAAGCTGACATAGAGGGACCTTTGCCTGCTAAAGACATTCATCTTGATTTACCATCTAATAATAACTTTATTAGTAAGGATGCAGAAGGACCATTCCCTATACAAGAGAGTGACCAGACATTAGCAGTTGCTCTCAGTTCTAAAGAAAGTAGTGGAGAAGATAAAGAATTATCTCTCCCTCCTAAAGAGATACTGCCTGAGTCGGGATTTTCTGCCAATATTGATGATATTAATGAAGCAGATTTAGTGAGACCATTACTTCCTAAGGACATGGAACGTCTTACAAGTCTTAGAGCTGGTCTTGAAGGATCTTCACTTGCGAGTGAAGTTGAACGGGATAAATCTGCTACCAGTCCAGTTGTTATTAGTATACCAGAAAGAGCTTCAGAGTCTTCTTCAGAGGAGAAAGATGATTATGAAATTTTTGTGAAAGTTAAGGACACacatgaaaaaagcaagaaaaataagaacCGTGACAAaggtgagaaagagaagaaaagagactctTCGTTAAGATCTCGAAGTAAGCGTTCCAAGTCTTCTGAACACAAATCACGAAAGCGCACCAGTGAATCTCGTTCCAGGGCAAGGAAGAGATCATCTAAGTCAAAGTCTCATCGCTCTCAGACACGTTCACGGTCACGATCAAGAcgcaggaggaggagcagcaggTCAAGATCAAAGTCTAGAGGAAGGCGATCTGTATCAAAAGAGAAGCGCAAAAGATCTCCAAAGCACAGATCCAAGtccagggaaagaaaaaggaaaagatcaaGCTCCAGGGATAATCGGAAAACAGGTAGAGCTCGAAGTCGCACCCCAAGTCGTCGGAGCCGGAGTCACACTCCTAGTCGTCGAAGAAGATCTAGATCTGCAGGGAGAAGGAGCTTTAGCATTTCCCCAAGCCGACGGAGCCGCACCCCGAGCCGACGGAGCCGCACCCCGAGCCGACGGAGCCGCACCCCGAGCCGAAGGAGCCGCACCCCGAGCCGAAGGAGCCGCACCCCAAGTCGACGGAGCCGGACCCCAAGCCGACGGAGTCGTACGCCTAGCCGTCGAAGAAGATCAAGGTCTGTGGCAAGAAGACGAAGCTTCAGTATATCACCAGTCAGATTAAGGCGATCACGAACACCTTTGAGAAGAAGGTTTAGCAGATCTCCCATCCGTCGTAAACGATCCAGGTCTTCTGAAAGAGGCAGATCACCTAAACGTCTGACAGATTTGA ATAAGGCTCAGTTACTTGAAATAGCCAAAGCTAATGCAGCTGCCATGTGTGCTAAGGCTGGTGTTCCTTTACCGCCAAACCTAAAACCTGCACCTCCACCTACCATAGAAGAGAAAGTTGCTAAAAAGTCAGGAGGAGCTACTATAGAAGAACTAACTGAG TTTTAG